AGAATTGATATGACTGTACCGCCCGGACACGAATTAGCTGTTGATAAAAGTCCCGATGCAGGTAAACAGTATGAACCTTTAGATGCAGTGATTCGCGATGCTTTTGAAGCAGCGCGTCGTCAGCTAAAAGAATTAACTGAAAAGCAACGCGGTGATGTTAAATTCCATCCCGAACAAGCAATGGAAGCCGTTGTTACTAAGTTATTTCCCGAACAAGATTACGGTTTTCTCCAGCCCTTGTCCGGTCAAGAAGAAGTTTTCTTCCACCGGAATAGCGTAATTAATAATGATTTTGACCGGATAAGAGTAGGTACTGGGGTTCAATTTGCGGCTCTACAAGATGACCAAGGTGTTCGTGCAACTACAGTGCAAATTGTTAGTAAACCTGGTGCTACGATTGACCGAGATACAAAAGAAGAAATAGAGCCGCCTTTGGGTTGGAAAAAATAAATTATTTTCCGGGAGATAAAACTGCAAAAGTTGTGGTGACTTTTGTAGTTTTATTTATTTCAACAATTTGTAAATATTGACTTGCTTTTCAAGGCAAAATAATTAATTATATTTATGGGGCATCTCGTGTCGTATCATTCGTCAGGACATCTTGTGCAGGACTTTAGTTCTGAAATTTTATCTCCTTATTTGTCACCGGGAAGCGATCGCGACCTGAGTTTGGATTCTACGCTCCGAGAATTGCCTTTGTATGATTTTCGGGCAGAATTGACTTGTTTGGGGATAGAAGTAGCCAGAATTTTCCAAAAAGATGCTTTATTGCCCGGAGCGATCTTGACAGAAGAAGGAGAATATGCTGGGATAATTTCGCGACGACAATTCCTAGAATTTTTGCTGTTACCCCACGGACGAGAGTTATTTTTACAGCATCCGTTAGAAGTTCTCCACAGTTACAATCGTCAAGAAACCTTGATTTTACCTGGGGATACGCCAATTTTATCAGCAGCGCAACAGGCATTGCGGCGATCGCCACTTTTACAATCAGAACCAATTGTCGTAAAATTAGAACCCTCAGTTTATCGTCTTTTAGATTTTCAGCAGTTAAATCTCGCTTCTTGGCAAATTCGTGGAATCGAAACTCAAGTACGTTACGAACGCACCCAAGCGCGAATCATTCAAACTGAAAAAATGGCAAGTTTGGGGCGTTTAGTTGATGGTATTGCACACGAAATTTTAGATCCAGTGGGTTTTATTTGGGGTAATTTAACTTACGTTTCTACTTATACAGAAGCATTATTAGAATTAATAGCTGCTTATGAAGAAATTTGTCAGGAAACAAACGCAGAAATTGTTCGATTAAAAGAAGAAATTGAACTAGATTTTTTACAGCAAGATTTACCGAGAGCAGTTGGTAGTATTAAAACTGGCGCAGAACGCTTAAAAAAGTTATCAGTTAGCTTGCAAAACTTTTGTCATATTGACGAAGTTTATCCGAAACCAGCAGATATTAATTCTTGTTTAGATGGAATTATTTTGCTCTTAAAAAATCGCCTGCAAAGCGAAATTGAAATAGTCAAAAACTACGGTCATCTGCCGCCAGTAACTTGTTATATCGGCGAAATATCGCAAGTTTTTATGAATATTTTGACAAATGCTGTTGACGCTTTGCTTAACGAAGCTGTCAGTCAGAAACTCGCTCAAGAATATGGGAGAAAAAGACAAGAAACAGTTAATGAAAAACCGCGCATCGAAATAACAACCCAAGTCTGGTTTGCCGATACAAAACATACTAAAACCAGTGTCGAACGCTGGGTTTCCGTTCGTATTAGGGACAACGGACCCGGAATGCCGCAAAAGACTCAACGAGAAATTCGCGAGACTTTTTCCGTGAAAAAACGAGCCGCCAAAGAGACAAGTTTAGCCGTCAGTTATCAAATTGTAACCGCCAAACACGGAGGGGAAATTAAGCTGCGATCGCAACCGGGAATGGGAACAGAATTTGAAATTCTTTTACCTTTAGTTTGAGTTGATTGTTACTTCTTAAAAGAGGAGATAAAAATGGTACAGCAAGAGCAAGAGGAAAAAAAAATAATCGAAAATTCATCTGAAGTAACCAGGAATTCTGACGTACAAGAAGATTTTCCTATTTCAAATAGTCAAACAAGTTTCATGCATTTAACAGAAAATAATAGTTCTAAGTTAGGTTCTCTACAATCATTAAGGCACTTAACACATTTAAGCTTGTCTGCTAATCAAATTATTGATCTTACTCCATTATGCTCGCTAGTCAACTTAAAGTGGTTAATGTTGGATGTAAAGCAAGTTAGTGATTTTAGTCCATTGCGCTCGTTGAACAACTTAGAAGATTTAATGATTCATAATCATAAAATTAGTAACCTAGAACCATTAAGTTCGCTATTGAACTTAGTAAATTTACAGTTGACTAGCAACCAAATTAATAATTTGAATCCATTACAATCCCTTTCTAAGTTAAAAACTTTATTTTTTTGGAATACTCAAATTAGTGACCTCAGCCCTCTAAGATCGCTTCTTAATTTAAAAGTTTTGCATTTAGGTAATAATCAAATTAGTGACCTCAGCCCACTAAAAGATCTACCTAAATTAAAAACATTTCGTATTTTTCGTGTTCACCTTTCTAGAAAATATTGGACTCGCATTAATGAGTGGAAAGCGGAATGGCTTTTGACAGAAACAAATGCAGCAATCAGACGAGTTCTTATCCGACAAATAGGTTATAAAAGAATTTGTTCGGAATTAGGAGCAACAGAAATTGATGCTTGGAGAGAATATGTTTTATTTAGAATTGATGCTGAGATAGACACAGAACCAATTTTTCTTTTGAAAATGATTGACTCTAGCACCAATGACATTTACTTTCTGAGAGTACCACCAAATCTCAACTCAGCGCGTGAAGCTATTCGCTGGCTAAATCACGGTATTGACCCCGAAGAATTTGCCATTGAAACTTAAACCGAATCTGATTTTCTTCACAGAATCTCGCGGTTTCTAGAAAACTTATCTCGTTCTAAAAATTAAATTCCTAAAACAAAAATGACCATTCTTGCCATAACATTAGCAAACCACTAAACATGACAAAAATCATCACCAACTGGCGAAATCTATTTTCACTGATGCGTTGTAACACCAAATGACCCAGCCAATTGCCCGGTATTGCCGCCAAACCGATAAATAAGCCATAAATGAGATGTTGAGTCAGGAGAATGCCAAAAATCGCGTAGGAAAAGATTTTCACGATGTGAACCACCACCCTTGCAGTAGCTTGGGTTGCTAGCAACTCTTCTTTTTGCAGTCCAAAGCCAATATAAAAGGGCGCTAACAAAGGTCCCATACTTCCAAGAATTCCTGACAACAGCGAATAGACAAAGCCCCCAGGTAGAAAATACCAAGCCCGAACGTGGAAACCTTTTGCTTCTGTTTCCTTGGGGCGGAATTCTTTGAGTAAATAGTTGAGGGCGGAAACGATTAAGAAAATGCCGACAAAAACACCAATCCACTCAACGCGCACTTTGGTTAAGATGAAAGCCCCCATCAAGCTACCAAAGATAGCACCAGGAACTTCCCACAGAATCACACCCCAGTTGATGTGTTTTCGATAAGCAAAGGCGCGGTCAGCATTTCCGAGAATGGCTCCGGTTGTGGTGACTGGCGCGATCGCGGCTGCTCCCAAAAATAATCCGATAATCGGCATTAAAAGTAAAGAGCTACCTCCCCCGGCGATCGTGCTAACAAACCAACTCAAAATACTAATTGGTTCTAAGCCAGCTATTACCTGAAGGTCTACTTTATCTAAAAAATACTGACTAGCTAATAAACTCAGCATTACTAATAACATCAACTCTAATAAAATACTAAAAGCTTGCTCTGTACAATCAACCTTAATTTACAGTGTCGATCGACAAAGAGCAAGCAACTGACAATCTCACAAACGCCTAAATAATTATCGATGGATATTGCGAGGACAAATTGACAAAATCTATCCTCAAATGTTAATGAATTCTACTCGTAGAAAACACCTTCAATCGGAACCCCATCCTCATGCTTATTCGCTTTGGATTTCCCCGGTAAAGACTCACCATCGACCCCAATACGGCTGACAGGAAGTTTTTCTTTTTCTGCACCTACGCGCAACAAAACCAGGGGTTCATCTCCGCAGCTTTGAAACTTGTAATAAGTTCCACGAGGTAGCAGAATTCCTTGATTTCGGGACAACTCAGCCACTTCTCCATCTTTACCAAAAAAGCGGGCTTTACCTGCGAGAACAACAAAAGTATGATCTTCACCTGGGTGGCTATGAAGAACATTTTCTCCACCTTGAGCGTAGCACTTGATTCTCACTGACATGAGATCTGTACTTGCAAGAACGTAATCACTTCGACCTTTGCTCAAAAGCTGGGTTCTGACTTGATAAACTTGTGGTTCGGGAGAATTCGTGACCCGATCGTTAATATTAGTCGATTCTATCGATGACGCTTGAGCTTGCATCGTAACAACTCCTTATTCAGTAGAACAGG
This window of the Oscillatoria salina IIICB1 genome carries:
- a CDS encoding HPF/RaiA family ribosome-associated protein, encoding MKIPLEISYRGVDKSEAIESLIRQKASKLEQVCNYMNSCRVIVEKIHEHPKSGSPYRVRIDMTVPPGHELAVDKSPDAGKQYEPLDAVIRDAFEAARRQLKELTEKQRGDVKFHPEQAMEAVVTKLFPEQDYGFLQPLSGQEEVFFHRNSVINNDFDRIRVGTGVQFAALQDDQGVRATTVQIVSKPGATIDRDTKEEIEPPLGWKK
- a CDS encoding sensor histidine kinase, with translation MGHLVSYHSSGHLVQDFSSEILSPYLSPGSDRDLSLDSTLRELPLYDFRAELTCLGIEVARIFQKDALLPGAILTEEGEYAGIISRRQFLEFLLLPHGRELFLQHPLEVLHSYNRQETLILPGDTPILSAAQQALRRSPLLQSEPIVVKLEPSVYRLLDFQQLNLASWQIRGIETQVRYERTQARIIQTEKMASLGRLVDGIAHEILDPVGFIWGNLTYVSTYTEALLELIAAYEEICQETNAEIVRLKEEIELDFLQQDLPRAVGSIKTGAERLKKLSVSLQNFCHIDEVYPKPADINSCLDGIILLLKNRLQSEIEIVKNYGHLPPVTCYIGEISQVFMNILTNAVDALLNEAVSQKLAQEYGRKRQETVNEKPRIEITTQVWFADTKHTKTSVERWVSVRIRDNGPGMPQKTQREIRETFSVKKRAAKETSLAVSYQIVTAKHGGEIKLRSQPGMGTEFEILLPLV
- a CDS encoding leucine-rich repeat domain-containing protein; the protein is MVQQEQEEKKIIENSSEVTRNSDVQEDFPISNSQTSFMHLTENNSSKLGSLQSLRHLTHLSLSANQIIDLTPLCSLVNLKWLMLDVKQVSDFSPLRSLNNLEDLMIHNHKISNLEPLSSLLNLVNLQLTSNQINNLNPLQSLSKLKTLFFWNTQISDLSPLRSLLNLKVLHLGNNQISDLSPLKDLPKLKTFRIFRVHLSRKYWTRINEWKAEWLLTETNAAIRRVLIRQIGYKRICSELGATEIDAWREYVLFRIDAEIDTEPIFLLKMIDSSTNDIYFLRVPPNLNSAREAIRWLNHGIDPEEFAIET
- a CDS encoding sulfite exporter TauE/SafE family protein encodes the protein MLLVMLSLLASQYFLDKVDLQVIAGLEPISILSWFVSTIAGGGSSLLLMPIIGLFLGAAAIAPVTTTGAILGNADRAFAYRKHINWGVILWEVPGAIFGSLMGAFILTKVRVEWIGVFVGIFLIVSALNYLLKEFRPKETEAKGFHVRAWYFLPGGFVYSLLSGILGSMGPLLAPFYIGFGLQKEELLATQATARVVVHIVKIFSYAIFGILLTQHLIYGLFIGLAAIPGNWLGHLVLQRISENRFRQLVMIFVMFSGLLMLWQEWSFLF
- a CDS encoding cupin domain-containing protein, which translates into the protein MQAQASSIESTNINDRVTNSPEPQVYQVRTQLLSKGRSDYVLASTDLMSVRIKCYAQGGENVLHSHPGEDHTFVVLAGKARFFGKDGEVAELSRNQGILLPRGTYYKFQSCGDEPLVLLRVGAEKEKLPVSRIGVDGESLPGKSKANKHEDGVPIEGVFYE